A DNA window from Argiope bruennichi chromosome X2, qqArgBrue1.1, whole genome shotgun sequence contains the following coding sequences:
- the LOC129960050 gene encoding staphylococcal nuclease domain-containing protein 1-like, which produces MTTQQPPVIVTGYGIVKQVNSGDTIVIRGQPKGGPPDEITIILTGITAPKLARRPNNNGEGATKDEPFAFEAREFLRKKLIGKRVCFTYEKQNKGQTTTTEKKATREYGIVYNGTDTSAENVAESLVSEGFVSPRHGVRNNEYIQKLIELEDVAKAAGKGKHGPNAQDHVRDIRWNIENPQHFKDSLHLKPVKAIVEHVVDGSTLRVLLYSDDFPEYYYIKLMLSGIRCNGFTGEDQTPEPFAEEAKFFTECRLLQRDVEVLLESVSNKNFLGTVLHPNGNITELLLSEGLAKCVDWSLQCVTTGLEKLRAAERSAKEKRVRIWKDYTPSGPVIEAKEKEFQGKVVEVINADAMVVKLADGSTKKIFLASIRPPRMPENAPDSGKPRTRVLYEIPYMFEAREFLRKKLIGKKVNVTVDYKQPANLTFPEKICCTVTIGGINVAEALVSKGLATVVRYRADDDQRSAHYDELLSAETKAIKSGKGMHSKKEAPPLRIVDLSGDLKLSKQYFPIIQRGGKMEAVVEFVASGSRLRVFLPRQNYLLTFLLGGITCARAARDTPNGTIPGEPHGDEALAYTKDLCLQREVQIEVENMDKAGNFIGWLWVDNINLSEALIREGYAEIHSTAARSQYYRALQAAQDEAQKKKLRMWENYEPVEVEPKEETKDRVVNYKKVTITENKEDPTDLIFYAQHYDEGPKLEELMTDLRQELSSNPPLVGSYTPKKGDLCAAKYSADDEWYRAKIIKMQGNQIQILFIDYGNREFTTSTQLASLPAKYHTLQPCAHEYALAFIKLPKDGDSAADARVAFYEETCNNAGLLLNVEYKSGSLPYVTLVTPEEKEDIGKKLVEKGFVLAEKRLEKKYQKLISDYLAAQEVAKKNRANLWVYGDITEDDAKEFG; this is translated from the exons GTGAATTCTGGCGATACAATTGTAATTAGAGGTCAGCCTAAAGGTGGTCCACCAGATGAAATAACTATAATCTTAACTGGAATCACTGCACCGAAACTAGCTCGCCGTCCAAATAATAATGGTGAAGGGGCTACTAAAGATgag cCATTTGCATTTGAAGCTAGAGAATTTCTGCGAAAAAAATTGATTGGCAAAAGAGTTTGTTTTActtatgaaaaacaaaacaagGGGCAAACAACAACTACGGAAAAGAAGGCTACACGTGAATACGGCATTGTTTATAATGGGACAG aTACATCTGCTGAGAATGTTGCAGAGTCATTGGTTTCAGAAGGATTTGTTTCTCCCCGACATGGTGTTAGAAATAatga gTATATCCAAAAGTTAATTGAGTTGGAAGATGTAGCAAAAGCAGCGGGTAAAGGTAAACATGGACCTAATGCTCAAGATCACGTTAGAGATATTAGATGGAACATAGAAAATCCTCAGCATTTCAAGGACTCTCTGCATTTAAAGCCTGTAAAAGCTATTGTAGAACATGTTGTAGATGGTAGCACCCTGCGTGTGCTTTTGTATTCTGATGATTTTccagaatattattatattaaacttatGCTTTCTGGAATCAGG TGCAATGGATTTACTGGTGAGGACCAAACTCCTGAGCCTTTTGCAGAAGAGGCAAAATTCTTTACTGAGTGTCGTTTGCTACAAAGGGATGTTGAAGTTTTACTGGAAAGTGTGTCCAACAAAAATTTCCTTGGAACAGTACTTCATCCT AATGGTAACATAACAGAATTGCTGTTATCTGAGGGATTGGCAAAATGTGTTGATTGGAGCCTTCAGTGTGTGACCACAGGTCTTGAAAAACTTAGAGCTGCTGAAAG ATCTGCCAAAGAAAAGCGTGTTCGTATATGGAAAGATTATACACCTAGTGGACCTGTTATTGAAGCTAAGGAAAAGGAATTTCAAGGAAAAGTTGTCGAAGTTATTAATGCAGATGCAATGGTTGTTAAGCTTGCTGATGGatcaaccaaaaaaatatttctcgcgAGCATTAGGCCTCCAAG gatGCCTGAAAATGCTCCAGATTCTGGAAAGCCTCGAACTCGTGTACTGTATGAAATACCATACATGTTTGAAGCTAGAGAATTTCTCAGGAAGAAATTGATTGGAAAGAAGGTTAATGTTACAGTAGACTATAAGCAGCCAGCAAATTTAACATTCCCTGAAAAGATTTGTTGCACTGTTACAATTGGTGGAAt taatgttGCAGAAGCTTTGGTTAGTAAAGGATTAGCTACTGTAGTTAGATATCGAGCAGATGATGATCAGAGATCAGCACATTATGATGAGCTTTTGTCTGCTGaaacaaaagcaataaaatcGGGAAAAGGCATGCATAGTAAAAAGGAAGCTCCACCTCTTCGAATCGTTGATTTATCTGGG GATTTAAAACTCTCAAAGCAGTATTTTCCAATTATACAAAGAGGTGGAAAGATGGAAGCAGTGGTAGAATTTGTTGCTAGTGGATCTCGCTTACGTGTATTTCTTCCAAGGCAAAATTATCTCTTGACATTTCTTCTTGGAg GTATAACATGCGCAAGAGCTGCCCGTGACACACCAAATGGAACAATACCAGGAGAACCACATGGAGATGAAGCATTGGCCTACACAAAGGATTTGTGTTTGCAAAGAGAA gTTCAAATAGAAGTAGAAAATATGGACAAAGCAGGAAATTTTATTGGATGGTTATGGGTTGATAACATAAATTTGTCTGAAGCTTTAATTCGTGAAGGATATGCTGAAATTCATTCGACTGCTGCAAGAAGTCAATATTATAGAGCACTACAAGCAGCTCAAGATGAAGCGCAAAAGAAAAAACTGAGg atgtGGGAAAATTATGAACCTGTTGAAGTGGAGCCCAAGGAGGAAACTAAGGATCGTGTTGTCAATTATAAGAAAGTTACCATTACTGAAAACAAAGAAGATCCcactgatttaatattttatgcccaGCATTATGATGAGG gccctaaattagaagaattaatgACAGATCTGCGCCAGGAGTTAAGTTCTAACCCTCCATTGGTTGGATCTTACACACCAAAAAAGGGAGATCTTTGCGCTGCCAAATATTCTGCTGATGATGAATGGTATAGGGCAAAGATCATTAAAATGCAAGGCaatcaaatacaaatattgttCATTGACTACGGAAAT agagaATTTACAACTTCAACACAGCTTGCAAGTCTGCCTGCCAAATATCATACACTTCAACCCTGTGCTCATGAATATGCTTTAGCATTTATAAAACTTCCTAAGGAT gGAGATAGTGCTGCTGATGCTCGTGTAGCATTTTATGAAGAAACTTGCAATAATGCCGGCTTATTACTAAATGTGGAGTACAAAAGTGGCTCGTTACCTTATGTGACACTTGTAACGCCTGAAGAAAAAGAGGACATAGGAAAGAAACTTGTAGAGAAAGGTTTTGTTCTTGCTGAAAAgagattagaaaagaaatatcagAAACTAATCAGTGATTATCTTGCTGCTCAGGAAGTAGCGAAGAAGAATCGG gcTAATCTTTGGGTGTATGGCGATATTACAGAAGACGATGCCAAAGAATTTGGATAA